The following are encoded in a window of Hemiscyllium ocellatum isolate sHemOce1 chromosome 35, sHemOce1.pat.X.cur, whole genome shotgun sequence genomic DNA:
- the LOC132832998 gene encoding zinc finger protein 239-like: MEHKPFKCEVCNKSFSCSSHFLVHQRTHTGEKPFTCDVCDKSFSQSVTLRVHQRIHTGEKPFRCEVCDKAFTQLSSLLVHQTIHTGEKPFKCEVCDKAFPTSTRLLEHQSIHTGEKPFRCQVCNKSFSRSSHFRTHQRIHTGVKPFKCEVCKKSFSQSSTLREHQRLHTGEKPFKCEVCNKGFAQLPGLVSHRRVHTGEKKIFTCEVCNKEFEQLWGMLDHRRIHTVSNAP, from the coding sequence ATGGAACATAAACCATTCAAGTGTGAGGTATGCAACAAATCATTCTCATGCTCATCTCACTTTCTTGTACACCAACGCACCCACACAGGTGAGAAACCATTTACCTGTGATgtttgtgacaaatcattctctcAGTCAGTGACCCTCCGTGTTCACCAACgtatccacacaggggagaagccatttAGATGTGAAGTGTGTGACAAAGCCTTCACACAATTATCAAGCCTCCTGGTCCATCAGAccatccacacaggggagaaacccttCAAATGTGAAGTTTGTGATAAGGCCTTTCCGACATCTACAAGGCTCCTGGAACATCAGAGCATCCATACCGGGGAGAAACCCTTCAGGTGTCAGGTGTGCAACAAATCATTCTCACGCTCCTCTCACTTCCGGACACATCAACGCATTCACACTGGGGTGAAACCATTCAAGTGTGAGGTCTGCAAGAAATCATTCTCTCAGTCATCAACTCTACGTGAACACCAACgtcttcacactggggagaagccattcaaatGTGAGGTGTGTAATAAGGGATTTGCGCAATTGCCAGGCCTGGTGAGTCACCGCCGCGTTCACACAGGCGAGAAGAAAATATTCACATGTGAGGTGTGTAATAAGGAGTTTGAACAGTTATGGGGCATGTTGGATCACCGTCGTATTCACACAGTCAGTAATGCTCCTTAG